The Prosthecobacter sp. genome has a segment encoding these proteins:
- the sufT gene encoding putative Fe-S cluster assembly protein SufT — MHSSLELKREVEAVQIPSGDLIKLPLGMKIIITQSLGGTYTVATDFGLARIQSKDVDALGIDPEAAKKELDGTSSNIPADVSDLEGQVWNQLKNVYDPEIPVNIVDLGLVYDCKVEADAEGKNRALVKMTLTAPGCGMGPTIAADAQSRIMTIEDMDAAAVELVWDPAWNQGMISVEGKMKLGMI; from the coding sequence ATGCACTCCTCCCTCGAACTCAAACGCGAAGTCGAAGCCGTCCAAATCCCCAGCGGCGATCTCATCAAGCTGCCGCTCGGCATGAAGATCATCATCACGCAATCCCTCGGCGGCACCTACACCGTCGCCACAGACTTCGGCCTCGCCCGCATTCAATCCAAGGATGTCGATGCGCTCGGCATTGATCCCGAGGCCGCCAAGAAGGAACTGGACGGCACCTCCTCCAACATCCCCGCCGATGTCAGCGATCTCGAAGGCCAGGTCTGGAACCAGCTCAAGAACGTCTATGACCCCGAAATTCCAGTCAACATCGTCGATCTCGGACTCGTCTATGACTGCAAGGTCGAAGCCGATGCCGAAGGCAAGAACAGGGCGTTGGTCAAGATGACCCTCACCGCTCCCGGTTGCGGCATGGGTCCCACCATCGCCGCAGACGCGCAGAGCCGCATCATGACCATCGAGGACATGGACGCCGCCGCCGTCGAGCTCGTCTGGGATCCCGCCTGGAACCAGGGCATGATCAGCGTCGAGGGCAAGATGAAGCTCGGCATGATTTGA
- the thiE gene encoding thiamine phosphate synthase, translating to MKRIQEARLYGIVDLGYLTPDKVEHMTAQLCMGGVDVLQLRAKKLAPNEVERLARLMLPITREHAVPLVINDHLDVAAVIGSEGVHVGQDDDVVAKARAVVGPTCFVGKSTHSMAQAVAAQAEGADYIGFGPLYATGTKPDYVPIGLNDIAEVHRRVTLPIFCIGGVNAVRLDEIIDAGAKRVVVVSAFLLAADVSGEVRELKRRLTATSSPAE from the coding sequence ATGAAACGCATTCAGGAAGCAAGGCTTTATGGCATCGTTGATCTCGGTTATCTGACGCCAGATAAGGTGGAACACATGACCGCGCAGCTTTGCATGGGAGGGGTCGATGTGCTGCAACTCCGCGCCAAAAAGCTAGCGCCCAACGAGGTCGAACGCCTGGCTCGACTCATGCTCCCGATCACACGCGAGCATGCTGTGCCGTTGGTGATCAACGATCATCTCGATGTGGCCGCCGTTATTGGCAGCGAGGGCGTTCACGTCGGTCAGGATGACGATGTGGTCGCCAAAGCACGTGCGGTGGTCGGTCCGACGTGTTTTGTCGGCAAATCAACGCACAGCATGGCCCAAGCCGTCGCGGCGCAGGCGGAAGGGGCGGATTACATCGGCTTTGGACCGTTGTATGCCACAGGAACGAAGCCGGACTATGTGCCGATTGGTTTGAATGACATCGCGGAGGTACATCGCCGCGTGACGCTGCCGATTTTCTGCATCGGCGGCGTGAATGCAGTGCGATTGGATGAAATCATCGACGCTGGAGCGAAGCGCGTCGTGGTGGTGTCCGCGTTTCTGCTGGCGGCAGATGTGAGCGGTGAGGTGCGGGAGTTGAAGCGGCGTTTGACGGCTACTTCTTCTCCAGCGGAATGA
- a CDS encoding iron-sulfur cluster assembly scaffold protein, which translates to MDEAALQQALTDTQNLGEMPDADAVGTVGSPDCGDMVRLWIKYKEKDGRKVIDKASFQSFGCQTAIAVASIATELIRGKTKEEALSMSAEELSKPLGPLPPMKIHCGQMVEGALRAALEAESKEPRAKGEESKPQTDQSGTLADALNLAGKTSGKIKIVITS; encoded by the coding sequence ATGGACGAAGCCGCTCTCCAGCAAGCCCTCACGGACACCCAGAACCTCGGCGAGATGCCCGATGCCGACGCCGTCGGCACCGTCGGCAGTCCTGACTGTGGCGACATGGTGCGCCTGTGGATCAAGTACAAGGAGAAGGACGGCAGAAAGGTCATCGACAAGGCAAGCTTCCAGAGTTTCGGCTGCCAGACCGCCATCGCCGTCGCCAGCATCGCCACCGAATTGATCCGCGGCAAAACCAAGGAGGAGGCGCTCTCCATGTCCGCCGAGGAATTGAGCAAGCCGCTCGGCCCGTTGCCGCCGATGAAGATCCATTGCGGTCAGATGGTTGAAGGCGCGCTGCGTGCCGCGCTCGAAGCGGAAAGCAAAGAGCCAAGGGCGAAGGGCGAAGAGTCCAAACCCCAAACTGACCAATCTGGCACGCTTGCTGATGCCTTGAACCTCGCCGGCAAAACATCAGGCAAAATCAAGATCGTCATCACTTCATAA
- the pssA gene encoding CDP-diacylglycerol--serine O-phosphatidyltransferase, with amino-acid sequence MSAHEPRIPVLPTLMTAGNILCGFVAILQIFDGRHLDEHQHYYYAIVFILLACLFDALDGRVARMGGTESPFGRELDSLADIVSFGVAPALLVHDIVLKEIDTPKGLGWLISCVYLVCGAMRLARFNCLAAADVKSSSKSFRGCPIPAAAGVISSLTLLVIWLDSNGKEIGNWKYALAGLMALLSYLMVSNLEYPSFKAVNWRTKRSFHWVLISIVVIAFTVMNWHWMPSVIFVTYLLYGLARPWVSRKWRQEIEIDAESIEIDADAETLVLNGEPEPSRRSGHDHGVHI; translated from the coding sequence ATGAGCGCCCACGAACCTCGCATTCCGGTGCTGCCGACTTTGATGACGGCGGGCAACATTCTCTGTGGCTTCGTCGCCATCCTGCAAATCTTCGACGGCAGGCATCTCGACGAACACCAGCATTACTATTATGCGATCGTGTTCATCCTGCTGGCCTGCCTGTTTGACGCGCTGGACGGCCGTGTGGCGCGCATGGGCGGCACGGAAAGCCCGTTTGGCCGCGAACTCGATTCGCTGGCGGACATTGTCTCCTTCGGCGTGGCCCCTGCCCTGCTGGTGCATGACATCGTGCTGAAGGAGATCGACACGCCCAAAGGCCTCGGCTGGCTGATTTCGTGCGTGTATCTCGTGTGTGGGGCGATGCGTCTGGCGCGCTTCAATTGTCTCGCGGCGGCGGATGTGAAAAGCAGCAGCAAGAGCTTCCGCGGCTGCCCGATTCCGGCGGCGGCGGGCGTGATCTCCTCGCTGACACTGCTGGTCATCTGGCTGGACAGCAACGGCAAGGAAATCGGCAACTGGAAGTATGCCCTGGCGGGCCTGATGGCGCTGTTGTCCTACCTGATGGTGAGCAATCTCGAATACCCGAGCTTCAAGGCGGTGAACTGGCGCACGAAGCGTTCCTTCCACTGGGTGCTCATCAGCATCGTGGTCATCGCCTTCACGGTGATGAACTGGCACTGGATGCCCTCGGTGATCTTCGTGACCTACCTGCTTTACGGACTCGCCCGGCCGTGGGTCTCGCGCAAATGGCGGCAGGAGATCGAGATCGACGCGGAATCAATCGAGATCGATGCGGATGCCGAAACCCTTGTGCTCAACGGCGAACCGGAGCCGTCGCGCCGTTCGGGCCATGACCATGGGGTGCATATTTGA
- a CDS encoding rhodanese-like domain-containing protein, protein MPPAELPPLNGDMTMSQVLQAYPGAQRALFAHYHIGGCRSCGFQPGETLAQVCERNENIPITEAVTHIQESHQGDASLQISPQDFDQLRRIKTDLIILDVRTREEHEAVKLPGARLLTQELVQEIFTSGDKTQTLVLYDHTGSRSLDAAAYFIGHGFAETKCLSGGIDAYSRDIDPSLPRYRIEIED, encoded by the coding sequence ATGCCCCCCGCTGAACTTCCACCCCTGAATGGCGACATGACCATGAGCCAGGTGCTCCAGGCCTACCCTGGCGCGCAGCGGGCCTTGTTCGCGCATTACCACATCGGCGGCTGCCGCAGTTGCGGCTTCCAGCCCGGCGAGACGCTGGCCCAGGTGTGTGAGCGGAATGAAAACATCCCCATCACCGAGGCGGTGACGCACATTCAAGAAAGTCATCAAGGCGATGCCTCGCTGCAAATTTCCCCGCAGGACTTCGATCAGCTCCGCCGCATCAAGACCGACCTCATCATCCTCGATGTCCGCACCCGCGAAGAACATGAAGCCGTGAAGCTCCCCGGCGCACGCTTGCTCACCCAGGAACTCGTGCAGGAGATATTCACCAGCGGCGACAAGACGCAGACGCTGGTGCTTTACGATCATACCGGCTCACGCTCGCTCGATGCTGCCGCTTACTTCATCGGCCACGGCTTCGCCGAAACGAAATGCCTCTCCGGCGGCATTGATGCCTACAGCCGCGACATTGATCCAAGCCTGCCGCGCTATCGTATCGAAATCGAAGACTGA